A region of Paractinoplanes abujensis DNA encodes the following proteins:
- a CDS encoding lytic polysaccharide monooxygenase has product MRRSFTLPALTVAATAAALTVGVSPASAHGYISSPPSRQANCASGAVANCGDIVYEPQSVEAAKGSMQCNGGGSRFAVLNDNSRNWPAASVGQTVTFNWVLTARHSTTTWEYFIGNTKLATFNDGGAQPGATKSHTVNMAGFSGRQTVLARWNVADTAMAFYSCVDVNIGGGGGNPPTTPPTTPPTNPPTTPPTTPPTNPPASGTWRAGVAYSPGNTVTYNGRSYTCRQAHTSLTGWEPPNVPALWAAA; this is encoded by the coding sequence ATGAGACGCAGCTTCACCTTGCCCGCCCTGACCGTCGCCGCGACCGCGGCCGCCCTGACCGTGGGGGTCTCCCCGGCCTCGGCCCACGGCTACATCTCGTCCCCGCCCAGCCGCCAGGCCAACTGCGCGAGCGGCGCCGTGGCCAACTGCGGCGACATCGTCTACGAGCCGCAGAGTGTCGAGGCGGCCAAGGGCTCGATGCAGTGCAACGGCGGCGGCAGCCGGTTCGCCGTGCTCAACGACAACAGCCGCAACTGGCCCGCCGCGTCCGTCGGGCAGACGGTCACCTTCAACTGGGTGCTGACGGCCCGGCACTCGACCACCACCTGGGAATACTTCATCGGCAACACCAAGCTGGCCACGTTCAACGACGGCGGCGCGCAGCCCGGCGCCACCAAGTCGCACACGGTGAACATGGCCGGCTTCAGCGGCCGGCAGACGGTGCTGGCCCGGTGGAACGTCGCCGACACCGCGATGGCCTTCTACTCGTGCGTCGACGTGAACATCGGCGGCGGCGGTGGCAACCCGCCCACCACGCCCCCGACGACTCCGCCGACCAACCCGCCCACGACGCCCCCGACGACGCCGCCGACCAACCCGCCCGCGAGCGGCACCTGGCGCGCCGGAGTGGCCTACTCGCCGGGCAACACGGTCACCTACAACGGCCGCTCGTACACCTGCCGCCAGGCGCACACGTCGCTGACCGGCTGGGAACCGCCGAACGTGCC